The proteins below are encoded in one region of Parus major isolate Abel chromosome 7, Parus_major1.1, whole genome shotgun sequence:
- the FKBP7 gene encoding peptidyl-prolyl cis-trans isomerase FKBP7, translating to MALPSRPRRCLPRAEAEPLSSGAAAAAAPAAPPAPRGALHPPCAPGRAPGPAAPRLLPTSLPLPERRGRPEEPPAPRPLPGPGSSARPARLRRGGGAGSAPGAPGTVPRRRPPGSDMGRGLPLLLLALALLAAPARAEGGTAAEEEVQIEVLHLPEACSPKSKKGDLLNAHYDGFLASDGSKFYCSRTQNEGHPKWFVLGVGQVIKGLDIAMMNMCPGEKRKVTIPPSLAYGQQGYAQGKIPPNATLVFEIELYAVNKGPRSVEAFNQIDKDGDKKLSELEISQYLKEEFARDGKKRHPSAHDEILADIFKKNDHDGDGFISAKEYNVYQHDEL from the exons ATGGCGCTcccctcccggccccgccgctgccTCCCCCGCGCGGAGGCGGAGCCGCTCAGCTCAGgcgcggcggccgcggcggctccggcggcgccgcccgccccgcggGGCGCTCTGCATCCCCCATGCGCGCCCGGCCGtgctcccggccccgccgccccgcggCTGCTTCCGACGTCCCTTCCACTTCCTGAGCGGAGAGGGCGGCCCGAAGAACCGCCCGCCCCGCGGCCGCTGCCTGGGCCGGGCTCGTCCGCACGTCCGGCGCGACTGAggcggggcggcggcgctgGCTCGGCCCCCGGCGCTCCGGGGACAGTGCCACGCCGGCGGCCGCCTGGGAGCGACATGGGCCGCgggctgcccctgctcctgctggcgCTGGCGCTGCTGGCGGCCCCGGCGCGGGCCGAGGGCGGCACGGCGGCGGAGGAGGAGGTTCAGATCGAGGTGCTGCACCTCCCCGAGGCCTGCAGCCCGAAGAGCAAGAAGGGCGACCTGCTGAACGCGCACTATGACGGGTTCCTGGCCAGCGACGGATCCAAGTTTTACTGCAG tcgGACGCAAAATGAAGGCCATCCAAAATGGTTTGTTCTGGGTGTTGGACAAGTCATAAAAGGCTTAGATATTGCTATGATGAATATGTGTCCTGGAGAAAAACGGAAAGTGACAATTCCTCCATCATTAGCATACGGACAGCAAGGATACg cACAGGGCAAGATTCCACCCAATGCAACATTGGTCTTTGAGATTGAACTTTATGCAGTAAATAAGGGACCTCGTAGTGTTGAAGCATTTAATCAAATAGACAAGGACGGTGACAAGAAACTCTCTGAACTTGAG ATAAGCcagtatttaaaagaagaatttgcAAGAGATGGCAAAAAACGTCATCCCTCTGCCCATGATGAAATCTTAGCTGATATATTTAAGAAGAATGACCATGATGGAGATGGCTTCATATCAGCAAAGGAGTACAATGTCTACCAGCACGACGAACTctaa